The Bacillus sp. FJAT-52991 genome segment TATATAAAGAAACGTGATTCTTCTCATGAACCATTTCTTAAATGGATGTTAGTCATTCCAACTATTGCGTTTGTGCCTTTTATCTTTTTACATGCGATTCCTTACATATTAGGACTGCCCATTTTACCTGATGATATTGCAGCTTTATTTCTTTTTGCCATTCCAATAGGCTACTCCTATTTGATCTTAACAAAGCAGCTTTTGGACATTAATTTTATTTTGAATCGGATCCGATATTATACCTTTTTGTCCTTGGTGCCAACGATTATTATTTCTTTTGTGGTCAGTGGGACGGTGAATTATGACAGTAATTTATTTAGCCGTTTTTTACAGAACTTTTTCTTAATCTTCACGTTAAATGTTATCTTTTTACTGCTGAAAGAAAAGATTGATTATTCTTTTCGAAATCAGCTTTTTAGGGACAAAACAAATCTAACTCAAAGCATTGACCAATTTACGCAAAAATTATCTGCCGTTATGAAGGAAGAGGAATTAGAAAGACTTTTAGTGAATGAAGTTGTGTCTGTTTTAAATCCATCGGTCATCGCTTTTGTTGAATATGATTCCGACACTTTTCAATATACGACAAGGGTCTTTCATGGCAATGAAGAGTTGTTTACTCTTCATAAGCACCAGGAATGGCTGATTCAAAGTGATACGAGTGGGGATTTATTGAAATACACTGATTCACTTGGAATTCGCCTTTATAATAAGGATCAGAAAATGGTCTATATTTGGGTGGGGCATAAAAGAAACCATACAAGCTTCAATATTAATGAGAAGACCTGGACAACCACGATCGTAAAATATGTGCGCCTTGTTTATGAAAACTTACATGCTGTTAGCGACTTGATTCAGTCATTACAGCAACAAGACATTGAGGATCGCCCTGCATCGGTTTCTCTATCCCGCTTTTTATTTCAATTAGCTGAAACGGAAAGAAGAAGGCTAGCTTCAGATTTACACGACTCCGCTCTGCAGGATCAAATTGTTTGGTACCGTAAATTGGAACATTTGATTCAAGATAATCAAGACATCCCAAGTGATGTACAGGAGCAATTAATAAAGGTTAAAAACGGAATGGTGGATGTGATTAAACAAATTCGGAGCACTTGCAATGAATTAAGGCCAAACCTCTTATTAGAGGGGGGACTGATTCAATCATTAAAAGAATTATTTTCCCAGTTCCAAATGCGAGTTAAATACCATCTGGATTATGAATTTGATAATATTTCAGAAACGTTTGAGGACTATAATACAAAATTATCAATCTATCGTGTCTTTCAAGAACTCCTTAATAATGCTGATAAGCATTCGAAAGCTACCCATGTATCCGTCAGTATGTGGGAAGATGATCAAATGATTTATATTGACTATCGTGACAATGGGAAAGGTTTTGATATGCAATCACCATATATTAAGAAGAATCATATGGGATTATCAGTTTTAAAGGAAAGAATCTTTAGCTTAAACGGAGAAGTAGAGTTTGTCTCCAGCAAAGGAAAAGGGCTGCAAGTTCATATTACAATACCGAGGTGACCAAATTGATACGCGTTTTGATTGTGGATGACCACCAACTGGTGGGAGAAGGAACGAAAAATATGATTGAGCAGGAACAAAATTTCGATGTCACATACCTTATGGATATTGATAACGTGATTAATAGAAGTCGGGAAGAGCCATTTGATATTTACTTATTGGATATGAATATGCCGGATTGTTCCGGTCTTGAACTTACCCAAAGAATTTTTAAATTTCACAAAGGCGCCAAAATCATTCTTTATACAGGCTTTGAATATACATCTCAATTTAATTTATTAATTGACTCAGGAGTTAGCGGAATTATCAGCAAATCTGCTTCTAAACAGGAGCTTCTGATGGCGATTCATGCTGTATTAAATGGATATACCCTTATTCCTATCTCATTATTAAGTCAATTAAGACTCTCAGATGTTACAGTTCAAACTACAAGCACCAGCACGAAGAAACAAACTAATGTTTCTGTCACTCAGAAAGAGTTAGAGATACTTGAAGGGATTTCAAAAGGGAGAGGGAATAAGGAAATTGCTGAAGAATTATTTATGAGTGTTCGGGCGGTGGAATATAATTTAACAAAAATCTACAAAAAGTTTAAAGTCAATTCTCGATCAGAAGCTTTAGCTGAAGCCGTACGAATGGGAATTATTAATGTAAATCTATAAGAAAAAGGCGGGGACTATTGCCCGCCTTTTTGGTATTAGGCATTTTCTAAAGTTAACACGGAAGGGATATGATTTGGATTCCGTAATCTTAATAATTGAAAGCCAATTCCCGAGATTCCAACGAATAAACCAAGAGAATCTATATTAGATGGACTATCTACCTGATATCTTTTTATATTTTTTATCGAACCAATGACTTGTTTTCCGATGGATCTTGCTTTCCATAATAGCTGATCATCGTTATATTGTTTCGACGCTAATAAATATAATTCGGTATCTCCCATATTGCCATGACACAAGTTATGATTGTTTTTGAAGCCGAAGTTTTCTACATTATTTATGGCAGTCTCAATTTCCCAATCAAAAAGGTGATCATCGCGGTATTTTTTCATGAGTAAGCGGCTAATACCGATACCAGTAGAACCATGTGTCCATTGATGAAGATATTGTTCCTTTTTCTTTCTCAAATCCAGCCATGCCTTTTGATTAGGGTTAAATAGAGACCGGTCGTATGAAATGGCTTGATTAGCGAAATGGAGATATTCTTTTTGAGAGGCTGCTTCGCCTGCTCTCCATAAAGCCGCAGCGATTCCGGTTGTACCATGAGAAAAACCACCTAAATATGTTTGGGTATGCCTGTTTTTCCATGCAACTCCGCGTGAGGTGTCATCGCCATGTTTTATTAAGTGTTGGCTGTACAAATGCATAATCTCAAGATACTCCGAATCTCCTGTACTTTCATATAGATTCAATAAAAGGTGCACGATCCCTGCAGATCCACTTAATAAATCAAACTCCAGATCTTCTTCGACTCTTTGCCTTAAAGTTATTTTTGCCTTCTCAATAAAGGCTGTATATTCACTTTTCGGACTTAATTTTTGAAAATGGAGAAGTGCATATAAAACAGATAATTCCCCGAAAAACGCTGAAACTAATCCTTTTGAGTGAACGAACGGATGAATCGCGGATTGCATGGCTGCATGCGCCGTTTCTAAATATCGTTCTTCTTTTGTTTCCTCGTGCAAATATAATAAAAATAAGGCTACCCCGCTAAGCCCGTCATAAAGGCTTTGCTTCATTGGTGCTACGAACCAATGATCGTTTAGTATATTAATGTTCAACCAAGAGGCATTTTGTTTGTTGTCTGAGAATGTTACTCCGTTCACTAGAATATCTCCGATTTTTTGGGCTTCCTTAAGAAAACTTTCTTGATGATCAAAAGGTTCTGTGGAAAAATGATGTGCCTTTGCTCTTTTAATTTCGAAATAGGCATGTCTGTTGCCTTCAATCGATAATATTAACCAGTTCGTTTGGTCCTCTTTTTCTTGATGTGTAAGATTTTTAATTTTGTTAATGACTTTCTGGTAACCACTTTCTTGAAAAAAGTCTGTTATCTGCTCTCCGTAACTGTTATATAAGTGACACGAATCAACAAAGCTTGTAAAGTAAGGCACATCCCTTTGTAAGAGATCACTGATCTCGTGTTTCACAATTCGTTTATCTAAATAAGGATACTGCCACATTCTTTCAAATAACTTCTCTACATAAATGGCATCACGCATGTAATCCGGATGTGTTGATTCAAGCAGAAAATGCGCGTATTGTTGT includes the following:
- a CDS encoding sensor histidine kinase; protein product: MVIKNRKVMAIFIFTVYIALHIYLIIQIVQPFSGITISMDRHQNVIVEQIDKDGWVHDTNISKGDIVKKIEGKEVKGLDDQKRLEHAEDLTIEHNNKITRYTAPDIKFSNFLKELYMPEIFTILILLLSILIYQKHNSTANFLMSFLMMSSLSLLTSNVSGHKDVGASLILIFSFQLGVLSFFCFIYSTFLEKDLIRKKPSVILTINIIFGIFIILLNIYDLLIKDLPSLLTDNLMLVHFSLNIVYSIGFLIYLYIKKRDSSHEPFLKWMLVIPTIAFVPFIFLHAIPYILGLPILPDDIAALFLFAIPIGYSYLILTKQLLDINFILNRIRYYTFLSLVPTIIISFVVSGTVNYDSNLFSRFLQNFFLIFTLNVIFLLLKEKIDYSFRNQLFRDKTNLTQSIDQFTQKLSAVMKEEELERLLVNEVVSVLNPSVIAFVEYDSDTFQYTTRVFHGNEELFTLHKHQEWLIQSDTSGDLLKYTDSLGIRLYNKDQKMVYIWVGHKRNHTSFNINEKTWTTTIVKYVRLVYENLHAVSDLIQSLQQQDIEDRPASVSLSRFLFQLAETERRRLASDLHDSALQDQIVWYRKLEHLIQDNQDIPSDVQEQLIKVKNGMVDVIKQIRSTCNELRPNLLLEGGLIQSLKELFSQFQMRVKYHLDYEFDNISETFEDYNTKLSIYRVFQELLNNADKHSKATHVSVSMWEDDQMIYIDYRDNGKGFDMQSPYIKKNHMGLSVLKERIFSLNGEVEFVSSKGKGLQVHITIPR
- a CDS encoding response regulator transcription factor → MIRVLIVDDHQLVGEGTKNMIEQEQNFDVTYLMDIDNVINRSREEPFDIYLLDMNMPDCSGLELTQRIFKFHKGAKIILYTGFEYTSQFNLLIDSGVSGIISKSASKQELLMAIHAVLNGYTLIPISLLSQLRLSDVTVQTTSTSTKKQTNVSVTQKELEILEGISKGRGNKEIAEELFMSVRAVEYNLTKIYKKFKVNSRSEALAEAVRMGIINVNL
- a CDS encoding type 2 lanthipeptide synthetase LanM family protein; translation: MTVETMIKSEDFIHSLFLHERYQVLSNEKNPTMNHKEFFNVSKWKEDLHKGKENNFSQRLKYDGYNEEMFEALICPIKDENAELYHGPLKNINFSILELGLELLKNKDLNEEEFQLVEFVYPFIVYASAIIIESMQLRLKSVPFHLEQIKQKLLLSLAEELLNIASRSLILELNVSKLREELVGETPEDRFKSFVAQKARNFYSLLEFYKEYAVLTRFLITRTDYFLDNIQTLLLRLEKDWSVLKNEFAIDAEALLEINIGQGDTHQRGNTVMKLVFENEKEIMYKPKPLAIASTYNQLVRWISRENQSLSLPTYKIIDSGEYGWEQRITPKGCMSKEEVSRFYFRFGSLAGLMYLLNGADMHFENLIAHGEYPYVIDLETIFHQYPTLDFPDSSEIKLKYKQADSVIGTGLLPQSLFQNSDGKGLDFSALNGKEQVLPFKVLGLDQVNTDNMVYSLKEAKSQGASNLPLLNGVLVQPHDYLSDIVAGFEEMMQFFLDNKERLVREDGPLSLFKGLKTRIIGRATQQYAHFLLESTHPDYMRDAIYVEKLFERMWQYPYLDKRIVKHEISDLLQRDVPYFTSFVDSCHLYNSYGEQITDFFQESGYQKVINKIKNLTHQEKEDQTNWLILSIEGNRHAYFEIKRAKAHHFSTEPFDHQESFLKEAQKIGDILVNGVTFSDNKQNASWLNINILNDHWFVAPMKQSLYDGLSGVALFLLYLHEETKEERYLETAHAAMQSAIHPFVHSKGLVSAFFGELSVLYALLHFQKLSPKSEYTAFIEKAKITLRQRVEEDLEFDLLSGSAGIVHLLLNLYESTGDSEYLEIMHLYSQHLIKHGDDTSRGVAWKNRHTQTYLGGFSHGTTGIAAALWRAGEAASQKEYLHFANQAISYDRSLFNPNQKAWLDLRKKKEQYLHQWTHGSTGIGISRLLMKKYRDDHLFDWEIETAINNVENFGFKNNHNLCHGNMGDTELYLLASKQYNDDQLLWKARSIGKQVIGSIKNIKRYQVDSPSNIDSLGLFVGISGIGFQLLRLRNPNHIPSVLTLENA